A section of the Chiloscyllium plagiosum isolate BGI_BamShark_2017 chromosome 4, ASM401019v2, whole genome shotgun sequence genome encodes:
- the LOC122549207 gene encoding sal-like protein 3 isoform X4 gives MEHQKNCTKNPLVLIVNDEDAARSEDFPEPSPASSPSDQGESEAAEESTHLEGNDSSEVKSAEQDEPMEVDASTDKGYQNQGTSSTATSLPQIPESSSMTNYNMPNTNVTLETLQSTKVAVAQFSQDTRSSSPSSNSGVSTIAIPMILEQLMALQQQQLHQLQLIEQIRNQVAMMNPQTLHPLNPSASSQGTPVSAASQHVSFTNHSSNQLSAVISASGTGQASSIHPSAFDSSQQIAQPASGASTPVLPSSVSPRSESTMPPSTTGVSSSLTPSSSSNTSNTSSQLQYSTSSLGHGNLLSPASSIPNPLLPQNTSSSVIFQNPLVSIAATTNALDPLAALMKHRKGKPPNVSVFDPKTSSEDPFFKHKCRFCAKVFGSDSALQIHLRSHTGERPFKCNICGNRFSTKGNLKVHFQRHKEKYPHIQMNPYPVPEYLDNVPTSTGIPYGMSLPPEKPVTTWLDTKPVLSTLPTSVGLQLPPTLSSITSLAESPTVTPLNRSPQRPSPPSSECASLSPNMNKNDSTIPITAESPQSINGGNLVPIVQGLNVPSSNFKPAEGCPSGQSIASAPCSTTSSTAADNGVNSIPTTLSSPLLPIISGQFKAKFPFGGLLDSMQTSETSKLQQLVENIDKKMTDPNQCIICHRVLSCQSALKMHYRTHTGERPFKCKICGRAFTTKGNLKTHFGVHRAKPPLRVQHSCPICQKKFTNAVVLQQHIRMHMGGQIPNTPLPEGFSDSMDTDLACDEVNAELMSNYPDDELMDENSMDEEAELNITTSESSKQLLCYSGSSPNSPPSVISSITALENQMKIIDCALSTQQHSSIKSVENGSMESDRLTNDSSSAVGDLESQSAGSPAMSECSSSMQVLSPVHSNADSQRSKSPGFGNQEEPHETSVKSEKADSPSTHRENGGALDLTANNLGRPIIKEEAFSMLFPNQECGKLKSTVCSICGKPFACKSALEIHYRSHTKERPFLCTICNRGCSTMGNLKQHLLTHKMKELPSQLFEPNSTLGPTQSTPSLVTSTAPTVVKMEVNGHSKPISLGDGTQVPVGIQAPSAPQTAMSPGMTPILAPPPRRTPKQHNCPSCGKTFSSASALQIHERTHTGEKPFGCTICGRAFTTKGNLKVHMGTHMWNNAPARRGRRLSVENPMALLGGDAMKFSEIFQKDLAARAMNVDATFWNQYAAAITNGLALKNNEISVIQNGGIPQLPVSLGSSGIPALTNVTSGMDRVRTGSSPPVAGLEKPSTEGGANRPFARFIEDNKEIGIN, from the exons ATGGAGCATCAGAAGAATTGCACTAAGAATCCACTAGTCTTAATTGTAAACGACGAGGACGCAGCACGTTCAGAAGACTTCCCTGAGCCTTCTCCTGCCAGTAGCCCAAGTGATCAAGGAGAGAGTGAAGCTGCTGAGGAGAGCACTCATTTGGAAGGAAATGACAGCTCGGAGGTAAAGAGTGCAGAACAAGACGAGCCAATGGAGGTGGATGCTTCCACTGACAAGGGTTACCAGAATCAAGGGACCTCAAGTACTGCTACGTCGCTACCTCAGATTCCTGAATCATCTTCCATGACAAATTATAATATGCCAAACACTAATGTGACTTTAGAGACTTTACAAAGTACGAAAGTGGCGGTAGCACAATTTTCACAAGATACCAGATCTAGCAGTCCTAGTTCAAATAGTGGAGTATCCACCATTGCAATCCCAATGATTCTAGAACAGTTGATGGCTCTGCAACAGCAGCAACTCCACCAGCTTCAACTGATTGAACAAATCCGAAACCAAGTAGCAATGATGAATCCACAAACTTTGCACCCTTTAAATCCATCAGCATCTTCCCAAGGTACACCTGTATCCGCTGCTAGTCAGCATGTTTCATTCACCAATCATTCTTCTAACCAGCTATCAGCTGTTATTTCAGCTTCGGGAACAGGACAGGCATCCAGTATCCACCCTTCTGCCTTTGATAGTTCACAGCAAATAGCACAGCCTGCCTCTGGAGCTAGCACTCCTGTTTTGCCCAGCAGTGTATCTCCCAGGTCAGAATCCACCATGCCTCCATCCACTACTGGAGTTTCATCTTCATTGACTCCAAGTTCTAGTTCAAATACAAGTAACACTTCCTCACAGTTACAGTATTCAACATCATCACTTGGCCATGGTAATCTTCTCAGCCCAGCTTCCAGCATACCTAATCCACTGCTACCTCAGAACACATCAAGTAGTGTGATCTTCCAAAACCCACTGGTCAGCATTGCTGCAACTACTAATGCTCTAGATCCACTGGCTGCCCTTATGAAACATCGCAAAGGTAAACCACCCaatgtttctgtttttgatccCAAAACAAGCTCAGAAGATCCATTTTTCAAGCATAAATGTAGGTTTTGTGCTAAGGTCTTTGGAAGTGACAGTGCATTACAGATTCACCTCCGTTCTCATACGGGAGAGAGACCATTTAAGTGTAATATTTGTGGAAATCGGTTTTCCACTAAAGGCAATCTCAAAGTTCACTTTCAGAGGCATAAAGAAAAATACCCTCACATCCAGATGAATCCATATCCAGTCCCTGAATACCTTGATAATGTCCCAACTAGCACAGGCATTCCTTATGGAATGTCCTTACCACCAGAAAAGCCAGTGACAACATGGTTGGACACCAAACCTGTGCTGTCAACGTTACCAACTTCAGTTGGATTACAGTTGCCTCCAACTCTATCAAGTATTACCAGTCTGGCTGAGTCCCCAACTGTGACTCCTTTAAACAGATCACCTCAAAGACCATCTCCTCCATCAAGTGAATGTGCGTCTTTATCACCAAACATGAATAAGAATGATTCTACCATTCCAATAACTGCAGAATCTCCACAGTCAATTAATGGTGGCAATTTGGTTCCCATTGTGCAAGGTTTAAATGTACCTAGTTCAAATTTCAAGCCAGCAGAGGGCTGCCCGAGTGGACAGTCAATTGCCTCTGCTCCTTGCTCTACCACATCCTCTACTGCTGCGGACAATGGAGTGAACAGCATTCCTACAACTCTCTCAAGCCCTCTGCTGCCCATAATATCTGGTCAGTTTAAGGCAAAGTTCCCATTTGGCGGCCTATTAGACTCTATGCAAACATCTGAGACCTCAAAATTGCAGCAGCTGGTGGAGAACATTGACAAAAAGATGACCGACCCCAACCAGTGCATTATCTGTCATCGCGTACTTAGTTGCCAGAGTGCTCTGAAGATGCATTACCGCACACACACAGGTGAGAGACCATTTAAGTGCAAAATCTGTGGGCGCGCTTTTACTACCAAGGGCAACTTAAAGACACACTTCGGAGTCCACCGAGCAAAGCCACCTCTTCGAGTACAACACTCTTGCCCCATTTgccagaagaaatttacaaatgctgTTGTTTTACAGCAGCACATTCGCATGCATATGGGTGGACAGATTCCAAATACGCCTTTGCCAGAGGGCTTTTCAGATAGCATGGACACTGACCTAGCCTGTGATGAAGTGAATGCTGAACTAATGAGCAACTATCCTGATGATGAACTGATGGATGAAAATTCAATGGATGAGGAGGCAGAATTAAACATTACCACATCTGAGTCTTCAAAGCAATTGTTATGTTATTCTGGTTCATCACCAAACTCTCCTCCTTCAGTGATTTCTAGTATCACAGCACTGGAAAATCAAATGAAGATAATAGACTGTGCTTTGAGCACACAACAGCATTCCAGCATTAAATCTGTTGAAAATGGATCAATGGAAAGTGATCGCTTAACTAATGACTCCTCCTCCGCTGTGGGTGACTTAGAAAGTCAGAGTGCAGGTAGCCCAGCAATGTCTGAGTGTTCTTCTTCAATGCAGGTATTGTCACCGGTACACAGTAATGCTGACAGTCAAAGATCAAAGTCCCCAGGATTTGGCAACCAAGAAGAGCCACATGAGACATCAGTGAAATCAGAAAAAGCAGACAGTCCATCAACTCATCGGGAGAATGGAGGTGCACTAGATCTGACAGCCAACAACCTGGGTCGGCCGATCATCAAAGAAGAGGCTTTTAGTATGCTGTTCCCCAACCAAGAATGTGGTAAGTTGAAAAGTACTGTTTGTAGTATCTGTGGCAAACCGTTTGCTTGTAAAAGTGCATTGGAAATTCACTACCGCAGCCATACTAAAGAGCGTCCATTTCTTTGCACAATCTGCAATCGTGGTTGCtccactatgggtaatttaaaaCAGCACTTACTGACGCACAAGATGAAAGAACTTCCTTCTCAGTTATTTGAACCCAACTCCACTCTAGGTCCCACCCAAAGTACTCCTAGCCTGGTCACCAGCACCGCACCAACCGTGGTCAAAATGGAAGTCAATGGTCACAGCAAGCCGATCTCCCTAGGTGATGGTACGCAGGTTCCAGTTGGTATACAGGCTCCATCTGCACCACAGACAGCTATGAGTCCAGGTATGACACCCATTCTGGCACCGCCACCTCGTCGGACACCCAAGCAGCATAACTGTCCATCCTGTGGGAAGACCTTTTCTTCTGCAAGTGCTCTTCAGATCCATGAGCGCACACACACTGGTGAAAAGCCATTTGGCTGCACAATCTGTGGCAGAGCTTTTACAACAAAAGGGAATCTTAAG GTTCACATGGGAACCCATATGTGGAATAATGCTCCAGCAAGACGAGGGCGTCGTCTGTCAGTGGAGAACCCAATGGCTTTACTTGGTGGTGATGCTATGAAGTTCTCAGAGATCTTTCAAAAGGATTTGGCAGCTCGGGCAATGAATGTTGATGCAACATTCTGGAACCAGTACGCTGCTGCTATTACGAATGGTCTAGCTTTGAAAAATAACGAGATTTCTGTTATACAGAATGGAGGCATTCCTCAGCTTCCTGTTAGCTTGGGCAGCAGTGGTATCCCTGCTTTAACTAATGTGACCAGCGGAATGGACAGGGTTCGCACAGGCAGCAGTCCACCTGTAGCTGGGCTGGAGAAACCAAGCACAGAAGGAGGAGCAAATCGGCCATTCGCTAGATTTATTGAAGATAACAAAGAAATTGGCATTAACTAA
- the LOC122549207 gene encoding sal-like protein 3 isoform X6, translated as MSRRKQAKPQHLKSDEEAVAIVSQNSAPGEGADDADSGNESRSGSEETHICEKCCAEFFKWSDFMEHQKNCTKNPLVLIVNDEDAARSEDFPEPSPASSPSDQGESEAAEESTHLEGNDSSEVKSAEQDEPMEVDASTDKGYQNQGTSSTATSLPQIPESSSMTNYNMPNTNVTLETLQSTKVAVAQFSQDTRSSSPSSNSGVSTIAIPMILEQLMALQQQQLHQLQLIEQIRNQVAMMNPQTLHPLNPSASSQGTPVSAASQHVSFTNHSSNQLSAVISASGTGQASSIHPSAFDSSQQIAQPASGASTPVLPSSVSPRSESTMPPSTTGVSSSLTPSSSSNTSNTSSQLQYSTSSLGHGNLLSPASSIPNPLLPQNTSSSVIFQNPLVSIAATTNALDPLAALMKHRKGKPPNVSVFDPKTSSEDPFFKHKCRFCAKVFGSDSALQIHLRSHTGERPFKCNICGNRFSTKGNLKVHFQRHKEKYPHIQMNPYPVPEYLDNVPTSTGIPYGMSLPPEKPVTTWLDTKPVLSTLPTSVGLQLPPTLSSITSLAESPTVTPLNRSPQRPSPPSSECASLSPNMNKNDSTIPITAESPQSINGGNLVPIVQGLNVPSSNFKPAEGCPSGQSIASAPCSTTSSTAADNGVNSIPTTLSSPLLPIISGQFKAKFPFGGLLDSMQTSETSKLQQLVENIDKKMTDPNQCIICHRVLSCQSALKMHYRTHTGERPFKCKICGRAFTTKGNLKTHFGVHRAKPPLRVQHSCPICQKKFTNAVVLQQHIRMHMGGQIPNTPLPEGFSDSMDTDLACDEVNAELMSNYPDDELMDENSMDEEAELNITTSESSKQLLCYSGSSPNSPPSVISSITALENQMKIIDCALSTQQHSSIKSVENGSMESDRLTNDSSSAVGDLESQSAGSPAMSECSSSMQVLSPVHSNADSQRSKSPGFGNQEEPHETSVKSEKADSPSTHRENGGALDLTANNLGRPIIKEEAFSMLFPNQECGPTQSTPSLVTSTAPTVVKMEVNGHSKPISLGDGTQVPVGIQAPSAPQTAMSPGMTPILAPPPRRTPKQHNCPSCGKTFSSASALQIHERTHTGEKPFGCTICGRAFTTKGNLKVHMGTHMWNNAPARRGRRLSVENPMALLGGDAMKFSEIFQKDLAARAMNVDATFWNQYAAAITNGLALKNNEISVIQNGGIPQLPVSLGSSGIPALTNVTSGMDRVRTGSSPPVAGLEKPSTEGGANRPFARFIEDNKEIGIN; from the exons CAGCCCCAGGGGAAGGAGCAGATGATGCTGATAGTGGGAACGAAAGCAGAAGTGGAAGTGAGGAAACCCACATCTGTGAGAAATGCTGTGCAGAATTCTTCAAGTGGTCTGACTTCATGGAGCATCAGAAGAATTGCACTAAGAATCCACTAGTCTTAATTGTAAACGACGAGGACGCAGCACGTTCAGAAGACTTCCCTGAGCCTTCTCCTGCCAGTAGCCCAAGTGATCAAGGAGAGAGTGAAGCTGCTGAGGAGAGCACTCATTTGGAAGGAAATGACAGCTCGGAGGTAAAGAGTGCAGAACAAGACGAGCCAATGGAGGTGGATGCTTCCACTGACAAGGGTTACCAGAATCAAGGGACCTCAAGTACTGCTACGTCGCTACCTCAGATTCCTGAATCATCTTCCATGACAAATTATAATATGCCAAACACTAATGTGACTTTAGAGACTTTACAAAGTACGAAAGTGGCGGTAGCACAATTTTCACAAGATACCAGATCTAGCAGTCCTAGTTCAAATAGTGGAGTATCCACCATTGCAATCCCAATGATTCTAGAACAGTTGATGGCTCTGCAACAGCAGCAACTCCACCAGCTTCAACTGATTGAACAAATCCGAAACCAAGTAGCAATGATGAATCCACAAACTTTGCACCCTTTAAATCCATCAGCATCTTCCCAAGGTACACCTGTATCCGCTGCTAGTCAGCATGTTTCATTCACCAATCATTCTTCTAACCAGCTATCAGCTGTTATTTCAGCTTCGGGAACAGGACAGGCATCCAGTATCCACCCTTCTGCCTTTGATAGTTCACAGCAAATAGCACAGCCTGCCTCTGGAGCTAGCACTCCTGTTTTGCCCAGCAGTGTATCTCCCAGGTCAGAATCCACCATGCCTCCATCCACTACTGGAGTTTCATCTTCATTGACTCCAAGTTCTAGTTCAAATACAAGTAACACTTCCTCACAGTTACAGTATTCAACATCATCACTTGGCCATGGTAATCTTCTCAGCCCAGCTTCCAGCATACCTAATCCACTGCTACCTCAGAACACATCAAGTAGTGTGATCTTCCAAAACCCACTGGTCAGCATTGCTGCAACTACTAATGCTCTAGATCCACTGGCTGCCCTTATGAAACATCGCAAAGGTAAACCACCCaatgtttctgtttttgatccCAAAACAAGCTCAGAAGATCCATTTTTCAAGCATAAATGTAGGTTTTGTGCTAAGGTCTTTGGAAGTGACAGTGCATTACAGATTCACCTCCGTTCTCATACGGGAGAGAGACCATTTAAGTGTAATATTTGTGGAAATCGGTTTTCCACTAAAGGCAATCTCAAAGTTCACTTTCAGAGGCATAAAGAAAAATACCCTCACATCCAGATGAATCCATATCCAGTCCCTGAATACCTTGATAATGTCCCAACTAGCACAGGCATTCCTTATGGAATGTCCTTACCACCAGAAAAGCCAGTGACAACATGGTTGGACACCAAACCTGTGCTGTCAACGTTACCAACTTCAGTTGGATTACAGTTGCCTCCAACTCTATCAAGTATTACCAGTCTGGCTGAGTCCCCAACTGTGACTCCTTTAAACAGATCACCTCAAAGACCATCTCCTCCATCAAGTGAATGTGCGTCTTTATCACCAAACATGAATAAGAATGATTCTACCATTCCAATAACTGCAGAATCTCCACAGTCAATTAATGGTGGCAATTTGGTTCCCATTGTGCAAGGTTTAAATGTACCTAGTTCAAATTTCAAGCCAGCAGAGGGCTGCCCGAGTGGACAGTCAATTGCCTCTGCTCCTTGCTCTACCACATCCTCTACTGCTGCGGACAATGGAGTGAACAGCATTCCTACAACTCTCTCAAGCCCTCTGCTGCCCATAATATCTGGTCAGTTTAAGGCAAAGTTCCCATTTGGCGGCCTATTAGACTCTATGCAAACATCTGAGACCTCAAAATTGCAGCAGCTGGTGGAGAACATTGACAAAAAGATGACCGACCCCAACCAGTGCATTATCTGTCATCGCGTACTTAGTTGCCAGAGTGCTCTGAAGATGCATTACCGCACACACACAGGTGAGAGACCATTTAAGTGCAAAATCTGTGGGCGCGCTTTTACTACCAAGGGCAACTTAAAGACACACTTCGGAGTCCACCGAGCAAAGCCACCTCTTCGAGTACAACACTCTTGCCCCATTTgccagaagaaatttacaaatgctgTTGTTTTACAGCAGCACATTCGCATGCATATGGGTGGACAGATTCCAAATACGCCTTTGCCAGAGGGCTTTTCAGATAGCATGGACACTGACCTAGCCTGTGATGAAGTGAATGCTGAACTAATGAGCAACTATCCTGATGATGAACTGATGGATGAAAATTCAATGGATGAGGAGGCAGAATTAAACATTACCACATCTGAGTCTTCAAAGCAATTGTTATGTTATTCTGGTTCATCACCAAACTCTCCTCCTTCAGTGATTTCTAGTATCACAGCACTGGAAAATCAAATGAAGATAATAGACTGTGCTTTGAGCACACAACAGCATTCCAGCATTAAATCTGTTGAAAATGGATCAATGGAAAGTGATCGCTTAACTAATGACTCCTCCTCCGCTGTGGGTGACTTAGAAAGTCAGAGTGCAGGTAGCCCAGCAATGTCTGAGTGTTCTTCTTCAATGCAGGTATTGTCACCGGTACACAGTAATGCTGACAGTCAAAGATCAAAGTCCCCAGGATTTGGCAACCAAGAAGAGCCACATGAGACATCAGTGAAATCAGAAAAAGCAGACAGTCCATCAACTCATCGGGAGAATGGAGGTGCACTAGATCTGACAGCCAACAACCTGGGTCGGCCGATCATCAAAGAAGAGGCTTTTAGTATGCTGTTCCCCAACCAAGAATGTG GTCCCACCCAAAGTACTCCTAGCCTGGTCACCAGCACCGCACCAACCGTGGTCAAAATGGAAGTCAATGGTCACAGCAAGCCGATCTCCCTAGGTGATGGTACGCAGGTTCCAGTTGGTATACAGGCTCCATCTGCACCACAGACAGCTATGAGTCCAGGTATGACACCCATTCTGGCACCGCCACCTCGTCGGACACCCAAGCAGCATAACTGTCCATCCTGTGGGAAGACCTTTTCTTCTGCAAGTGCTCTTCAGATCCATGAGCGCACACACACTGGTGAAAAGCCATTTGGCTGCACAATCTGTGGCAGAGCTTTTACAACAAAAGGGAATCTTAAG GTTCACATGGGAACCCATATGTGGAATAATGCTCCAGCAAGACGAGGGCGTCGTCTGTCAGTGGAGAACCCAATGGCTTTACTTGGTGGTGATGCTATGAAGTTCTCAGAGATCTTTCAAAAGGATTTGGCAGCTCGGGCAATGAATGTTGATGCAACATTCTGGAACCAGTACGCTGCTGCTATTACGAATGGTCTAGCTTTGAAAAATAACGAGATTTCTGTTATACAGAATGGAGGCATTCCTCAGCTTCCTGTTAGCTTGGGCAGCAGTGGTATCCCTGCTTTAACTAATGTGACCAGCGGAATGGACAGGGTTCGCACAGGCAGCAGTCCACCTGTAGCTGGGCTGGAGAAACCAAGCACAGAAGGAGGAGCAAATCGGCCATTCGCTAGATTTATTGAAGATAACAAAGAAATTGGCATTAACTAA